In Stigmatopora argus isolate UIUO_Sarg chromosome 10, RoL_Sarg_1.0, whole genome shotgun sequence, the following proteins share a genomic window:
- the rtn4rl1b gene encoding reticulon-4 receptor-like 1b — translation MFKRGCGLEFLLVLCGLEFSWSCPRHCICYTAPSTVSCQAHNFLTVPEGIPPESERIFLQNNKIHRLLRGHFSANTVTLWIYSNNITYIEPSTFHGFTLLEELDLGDNRHLRSLAEDTFHGLRRLNALHLYRCGLSSLPNNIFQGLRSLQYLHLQQNHLKFLQDDTFADLHNLSHLFLHGNHLWRLNQNTFRGLRSLDRLLLHQNQIEWVHHLAFHDLKRLTTLYLFNNSLMQLSGDSLDTLPALEYLRLNDNPWSCDCKGLTLWEWLKRFRGSTSSVGCQAPLDMVGKDLKELQKEDFSNCSPNSESRAQTNNLSGTVSPPSMNRGVVASSGGQSNAVNPSRTGRPRNCSKNRNRGNKGKGDNEVHHSKEVMADKEDSSPDFSDGGKHDHTSPDGTVTRRKHKCIPRTTVRPPSGVQQANNGACLSRPLYYVYVLTIALTTTHIGVILR, via the exons GCTGTGGGCTGGAGTTCCTGCTGGTTCTCTGTGGCTTGGAGTTTTCCTGGTCCTGTCCCCGTCACTGCATCTGCTACACAGCACCCAGCACAGTCTCCTGCCAAGCGCACAACTTTTTGACGGTGCCCGAAGGAATCCCACCTGAGAGTGAACGCATCTTCTTGCAAAACAACAAGATCCATCGGCTCCTCCGAGGTCACTTCAGCGCCAACACAGTGACCCTCTGGATATACTCCAACAACATCACGTACATCGAGCCCTCAACCTTTCACGGCTTCACGCTGCTGGAGGAGCTGGATTTGGGAGACAATCGCCACCTACGTTCCCTGGCTGAAGACACCTTCCATGGTTTGAGACGGCTCAATGCTCTGCACTTGTACCGCTGCGGACTTAGCTCACTCCCGAATAATATCTTCCAAGGACTAAGGAGCCTGCAGTATCTCCACTTGCAG CAAAATCACCTGAAGTTCCTGCAAGATGACACATTTGCTGACCTCCACAACCTAAGTCACCTGTTCCTCCATGGAAATCACCTGTGGAGACTGAACCAGAACACTTTTCGTGGTCTTCGCTCCCTGGATCGACTCCTTCTGCACCAAAACCAGATTGAGTGGGTTCACCACTTGGCGTTCCATGATCTCAAACGTCTTACCACCCTCTACTTGTTCAACAACTCCCTCATGCAACTGTCAGGGGACAGCCTGGACACATTGCCCGCTCTAGAGTACTTGCGTCTCAATGACAACCCCTGGTCATGTGACTGCAAGGGGCTCACGCTGTGGGAGTGGTTGAAACGTTTTCGAGGTTCAACGTCCTCTGTGGGCTGCCAGGCACCATTGGACATGGTTGGGAAAGACCTGAAGGAACTGCAGAAGGAGGACTTCTCCAACTGTTCCCCAAATTCTGAATCCAGAGCGCAGACCAACAATTTATCTGGCACGGTGAGTCCACCTTCAATGAATCGTGGGGTAGTGGCTAGCTCCGGGGGCCAGAGCAACGCGGTGAACCCCTCCCGGACCGGCCGTCCTCGAAACTGCTCAAAGAATCGCAACCGAGGGAACAAGGGCAAGGGTGACAACGAAGTCCACCACTCCAAGGAGGTCATGGCAGATAAGGAGGATTCCTCTCCAGATTTCTCAGATGGAGGAAAACACGATCACACCTCCCCGGATGGCACTGTCACAAGAAGGAAGCACAAGTGCATTCCGCGGACCACTGTTCGACCCCCTAGTGGAGTTCAGCAAGCCAACAACGGGGCATGTTTATCCCGACCCTTATATTATGTCTATGTCCTTACGATTGCCTTGACAACAACACATATTGGTGTTATTCTGCGCTGA